Proteins from one Candidatus Methylomirabilis sp. genomic window:
- a CDS encoding sigma-70 family RNA polymerase sigma factor: protein MEASDEALLRRIQAGDAGAFEALVRRHQDRIFSVAYRILGDPADAEEAASAAFLKVFQRAATYDSRWKVTTWLGRVVANCCVDHYRRRLRQGRRPEPAPGRSDGRGSSPEEEYAGAERRRLLQEALLALPLETRLV, encoded by the coding sequence GTGGAGGCGAGCGACGAGGCTCTGCTGCGCCGGATCCAGGCGGGGGACGCCGGAGCCTTCGAGGCCCTCGTCCGGCGCCACCAGGACCGGATCTTCTCCGTGGCCTACCGGATCCTGGGCGATCCCGCCGACGCCGAAGAGGCCGCCTCCGCCGCCTTCCTCAAGGTGTTCCAGCGGGCAGCCACCTACGATTCCCGCTGGAAGGTCACCACGTGGCTCGGGCGGGTGGTGGCGAACTGCTGCGTGGACCACTATCGCCGGCGTCTCCGGCAGGGGCGAAGGCCCGAGCCCGCCCCCGGCAGATCCGACGGGCGCGGGTCGAGCCCGGAGGAGGAGTACGCCGGGGCCGAGCGGCGGCGGCTCCTGCAGGAGGCGCTGCTCGCCCTGCCCCTCGAGACCCGTCTCGTC